The Candidatus Bathyarchaeia archaeon DNA segment TGGAGTCATGCTTCCGCTGTCTATTGCTACGAGTGGTGTGTCTGTGGCGAGGGATAGGCGTAGTCCAACGTATATGAGGACGACTGAAAGGATTACTGCTGCTAGGAAAAGAGCGTCTTTGAGGTAGCTCTTTTTCCTGTGCCTCGTTTCCATTGCGTGTTGCGCTTCCGGTTTAGCTTTCTAGCCCGTATTTTTTCCTTATGAAAGCTGGTTCTTTGATTAGGGAGTCGACTGCTAGGATGAGTACAACATAGCCGATTATTTGGAAGGTGAGGGCTATCCACCATACTGAGGTTGAGGCGACTAGTGGGTCTGGCCATAGGAAGAAGAGCGTGCCTATTTGGAATGTTATTGGGCCGAGGAGGCTCCAGCCTGTTTTGTAGAAGTAGTAGCCTAGGAATAGGCCTGCGGCGAAGACTGTTAGGATGTTTAGGAAGATGAAGGTTACTAGGCTTTGTGTGGACATGGCTAGGAGATTTTTGATTGATATTTGGTCGCCTATTCGTGCGATGCAGAACATTATTGATGATGCGTATAGGGATGTGAAGAATCCGTAGTGTCGGGTTAGGTTTCTGAAGATGTTTCCTCTGAAGATGGCTTCGTATGCTAGGCTGAAGATTGCTGCGTAGGCGATGCCGTAGACTATTCTGTATGCGATTCGTAGGGGTGTTTGGAAGTATTCTGTTAGTGAGTAGCCGTCGGTGATGTTGCCTGTTGACATGACTGCGGTTATGCCGGGGGCTAGGAGCATGAATATGTAGATTAGGATGCATGCTATGCTTATTGTGATGGTTTTCTTTATGTTGATGGTTGTGGGTTTTCTGAAGCCTTCTCTTTTGAATGTGGATTTTCTTAGTATTACGGTTGCTGCGTATATGGCCATGAATGTGCAGGGGATAATTAGGAAGAGTATTATGTCGAATGGGTATGTTGGTCTTATTGTTTCCAGTGCCAGCCAGTAAACTTGCCACATGGCGAATACTGCTATGAAGAGCAGGATTGCTGTTAGTGTATCTGCGGTTCGGGAGGGTTTTGGTTCTGTTGTCATTAGTCTTCCTCTGTTTCGATTGTTTTTTGTTCTTTGGCTGTTTTGAGTTGGGACGGGGTGACGTTGTATTCGTATCGTGTGTTGGCGTCGAGTAGGTAGAATGTGTGGGTTGGTTCTGTGGTTGGGGTTGTTGGTGGTTTTTGGTAGTGGATTATTGGTTTTGTTAGCATATCGGCGATTTTTACTAGGTCTTCGAGTGTTTTGAGTGTGACTGTTGTTTGTTCGTGTGGTGGTGGTTCTTCGGCTGCTTCGATTATTATGTCTT contains these protein-coding regions:
- a CDS encoding CPBP family glutamic-type intramembrane protease — its product is MTTEPKPSRTADTLTAILLFIAVFAMWQVYWLALETIRPTYPFDIILFLIIPCTFMAIYAATVILRKSTFKREGFRKPTTINIKKTITISIACILIYIFMLLAPGITAVMSTGNITDGYSLTEYFQTPLRIAYRIVYGIAYAAIFSLAYEAIFRGNIFRNLTRHYGFFTSLYASSIMFCIARIGDQISIKNLLAMSTQSLVTFIFLNILTVFAAGLFLGYYFYKTGWSLLGPITFQIGTLFFLWPDPLVASTSVWWIALTFQIIGYVVLILAVDSLIKEPAFIRKKYGLES